In the Leifsonia sp. 466MF genome, one interval contains:
- a CDS encoding MFS transporter: MTAPASKTAAAASLSPWAPLAISVFRVLWFAQLGSNIGTWMQTVGAQWFLVESHADSVVIALVQTASLLPAVVFSLPAGVLADSFDRRKLLIWGSAASAVLAVGLTVVAASGALTAPTLLGFTLLLGVASTLTSPAWQAIQPELVPREQVVAAAALGGVTVNGARAIGPALAGVVLSLFGTPVVFGINAVSFLGAVAALMWWRRPPQPGLDDRERFGPALRAGVRYTLSAHLVRRILLRSVLFAFPASALWALLPLTATRLGLDSSGYGLLLGALGVGAVAGVFLLPVARKRFSDNVVISASAFLFALGTVAAAFAPFVVALVVLVVAGLAWIGTLTVLNAALQLTLPQWVRSRAVAVYILFFMGAMAIGSFLFGVLAQAAGTTTALVISAVLLVVVAVSVRPLPLLPGTATIDRTIANSWPEPMLVFEPDPTDGPVLIEMSYRVSDADRAAFERAIRQVADSRRRTGGYRWRLYRSGDHPDTMLETFLVPSWGEFTRQRTQRFTGRDRELWEAARALSSTEPVERHYFHAP; this comes from the coding sequence ATGACCGCGCCCGCGAGCAAGACGGCGGCAGCCGCATCCCTCTCCCCCTGGGCGCCCCTGGCGATCTCGGTGTTCCGCGTGCTGTGGTTCGCGCAGCTCGGCAGCAACATCGGGACGTGGATGCAGACCGTCGGCGCCCAGTGGTTCCTGGTCGAATCGCACGCGGACAGCGTGGTGATCGCGCTGGTGCAGACGGCGAGCCTGCTCCCGGCGGTGGTGTTCTCGCTCCCGGCGGGCGTGCTCGCCGACTCGTTCGACCGCCGCAAACTGCTGATCTGGGGGTCGGCGGCCAGTGCTGTCCTCGCTGTGGGGTTGACCGTGGTCGCCGCGTCCGGTGCCCTCACCGCTCCGACACTGCTCGGGTTCACGCTGCTGCTCGGCGTCGCATCCACGCTGACGTCGCCGGCCTGGCAGGCGATCCAGCCGGAGCTCGTCCCGCGCGAGCAGGTGGTCGCGGCCGCCGCGCTCGGTGGTGTGACCGTCAACGGCGCCCGGGCGATCGGTCCGGCTCTCGCGGGCGTCGTGCTGTCGCTCTTCGGGACGCCCGTGGTCTTCGGGATCAACGCCGTCAGCTTCCTCGGAGCCGTCGCCGCGCTGATGTGGTGGCGTCGCCCGCCGCAGCCCGGCCTCGACGACCGCGAGCGGTTCGGCCCGGCTCTGCGCGCGGGCGTCCGGTACACACTGTCGGCGCACCTCGTGCGGCGCATCCTTCTCCGCTCGGTGCTGTTCGCCTTCCCGGCCAGCGCGCTCTGGGCCCTGCTGCCGCTCACGGCGACCCGCCTGGGGCTCGACTCGAGTGGATACGGCCTGCTGCTCGGCGCGCTGGGCGTCGGTGCCGTCGCGGGCGTGTTCCTGCTGCCCGTCGCCCGGAAGCGGTTCAGCGACAACGTCGTGATCTCCGCGAGCGCCTTCCTCTTCGCGTTGGGCACGGTCGCCGCCGCGTTCGCGCCGTTCGTCGTCGCGCTCGTCGTGCTCGTCGTAGCCGGGCTCGCCTGGATCGGCACCCTCACCGTCCTCAACGCCGCCCTGCAGCTGACGCTCCCGCAGTGGGTGCGGTCGCGGGCGGTCGCCGTCTACATCCTGTTCTTCATGGGCGCGATGGCCATCGGGTCGTTCCTGTTCGGCGTGCTGGCGCAGGCGGCCGGTACCACCACGGCGCTCGTGATCTCGGCCGTCCTGCTGGTCGTCGTGGCGGTCAGCGTGCGTCCGCTCCCCCTGCTCCCCGGCACGGCGACCATCGACCGGACCATCGCGAACTCGTGGCCCGAGCCGATGCTCGTCTTCGAACCAGACCCGACCGACGGGCCGGTGCTGATCGAGATGTCGTACCGCGTGAGCGACGCCGACCGCGCCGCGTTCGAGCGGGCCATCCGGCAGGTGGCCGACTCCCGCAGACGCACCGGCGGCTACCGCTGGCGGCTGTACCGCAGTGGCGACCACCCGGACACGATGCTGGAGACGTTCCTCGTCCCCTCCTGGGGCGAGTTCACCCGGCAACGGACGCAGCGCTTCACCGGACGCGACCGGGAGCTCTGGGAGGCGGCGCGCGCGTTGAGCAGCACCGAGCCGGTGGAACGGCACTACTTCCACGCTCCGTGA
- a CDS encoding NmrA family NAD(P)-binding protein yields MTHILITGASGRLGGAAVRSLLTLHPAEEVHALVRSDEAAGRLRRIGVDARHADYADPAGLATAFRGIDRLLFVSSPVLDPDERLRQHRAVLAAAASLEHVVYTSVHGGDHDPAHAATEAALRERGAATVLRNGFYTEPFVTAAVEQAASGWIGSATASRPLATASIADLAEAAARVVVDPPGEELWELRGPAWTYEELARILSGLLGRPVAHRDVSAADAGPFGPLHAAAAAGVLAHETDDLRRLLGREPRRVEAVAASVVEDIDGHL; encoded by the coding sequence ATGACCCACATCCTCATCACCGGCGCGTCCGGTCGTCTCGGCGGCGCGGCCGTCCGATCCCTGCTCACCCTCCACCCCGCCGAGGAGGTGCATGCGCTCGTCCGGTCCGACGAGGCGGCCGGCCGGCTGCGGCGGATCGGAGTGGATGCGCGACACGCCGACTACGCCGATCCCGCGGGCCTCGCCACGGCCTTCCGCGGGATCGACCGCCTGCTGTTCGTCTCGAGTCCCGTGCTCGATCCGGACGAGCGACTCCGGCAGCACCGCGCGGTGCTCGCCGCTGCGGCCTCGCTCGAACACGTCGTCTACACCAGCGTCCACGGCGGCGACCATGACCCTGCGCATGCGGCGACGGAGGCGGCCCTGCGCGAACGCGGCGCGGCGACCGTCCTGCGCAACGGGTTCTACACGGAGCCGTTCGTGACGGCCGCGGTCGAACAGGCGGCGAGCGGATGGATAGGGTCGGCCACCGCATCCCGTCCGCTGGCCACCGCATCCATCGCCGACCTCGCAGAAGCCGCCGCCCGGGTGGTCGTCGATCCGCCCGGCGAGGAGCTGTGGGAGCTGCGCGGGCCGGCGTGGACCTACGAAGAGCTCGCCCGCATCCTGAGCGGTCTGCTTGGCCGTCCCGTCGCACACCGGGATGTGTCCGCGGCCGATGCGGGTCCGTTCGGGCCGTTGCATGCCGCGGCAGCCGCGGGGGTGCTCGCGCACGAGACGGACGATCTCCGTCGGCTGCTCGGACGCGAGCCGCGCAGGGTCGAGGCGGTCGCCGCGAGCGTGGTCGAAGACATCGACGGTCATCTATGA
- a CDS encoding arsenate reductase ArsC codes for MSDRPTVLFVCVHNAGRSQMAAGYLRELSGGRVEVLSAGSEPADRLNPAAVSVMAEEGIDIAGNTPQILTTDAVRESDVVITMGCGDTCPIFPGKRYEDWDLTDPAGLPVEQVRPVRDDIKRRVETLIAELLPAG; via the coding sequence GTGTCCGACCGCCCCACCGTCCTGTTCGTCTGCGTGCACAATGCGGGACGCTCCCAGATGGCCGCCGGATACCTCCGCGAACTGTCCGGGGGTCGCGTCGAGGTGCTGTCCGCCGGCTCCGAGCCCGCGGACCGGCTCAATCCCGCGGCCGTCTCCGTGATGGCCGAGGAGGGCATCGACATCGCCGGGAACACCCCGCAGATCCTGACGACGGACGCCGTGCGCGAGTCCGACGTGGTGATCACGATGGGATGCGGTGACACCTGCCCGATCTTCCCGGGCAAACGCTATGAGGACTGGGACCTCACCGACCCCGCCGGTCTCCCGGTGGAGCAGGTGCGCCCGGTGCGCGACGATATCAAGCGGCGCGTCGAGACCCTCATCGCGGAGTTGCTGCCCGCCGGCTGA